The Sinomonas sp. P10A9 genome contains the following window.
ACGCGGAAGGTGGGTCGCCGCCGTCGTGCGTCGTGTCCTCCTGCAGCTCCGGTGCGTGCCCCATGGAGAGATCATACTGTGACCCGAGCCACTCTTGAATACGTACTACTTATCGCTTAGTGTCCCTGCTGGGATCCGACGTAAAGGGGCGTCGGACGCGGACCGCGGAAGCGGTCCGAGAGATTGGAGATCACCGATGAAGGTTCCATCGTTCATCAAGGTCGCCGCTGTCGCCGCGGTCGCGAGCCTCGGGCTCGCGGCGTGCGGATCGGGCGGCAGCGGCGCAAGCGACAGTTCGGCGCCCCTGCGCGTCACGCTGGCCAACCACGTCTGGACCGAGCAGATCAAGGCCGCCATTCCGGAGTTCGAGAAGCAGACGGGCATCAAGGTCGAGCTCACGCAGCTGGGCGAGGACCAGCTCTCGGACCAGTACAACGTCAAGCTCAACGCCGGCACGGACGAGATCGACGTGATGATGTACCGCCCGCTCCAGGAGGGCAAGCTGTTCGCGAAGAACGGGTACCTCGCGGACCTGACCGGCAACGTCAAGCAGGACTCCTCGTGGGACTGGAGCGACTTCCAGGCCGGTCCGGTCAAGGCCACCACGGCGGACGGCAAGGTGGTGGGGGTCCCGATCATCACCGAGCGCGAGGTCCTCTACTACCGCAAGGACATCCTGCAGTCGGCGGGCGTCGCAGTGCCGAAGACCATGGACGAGCTCAAGGCAGCCGCCGCCAAGATCAAGGCAGCCAACCCGGATACCGCGGGCTTCGTGGCCCGCACCGGCAAGTCCACCGCCGTCACGCAGTTCTCGAGCTTCCTCTACAGCTACGGCGGCGACTTCACCCAGGATGGCAAGGCCTCGGTCAACACGGACGCCGCCAAGAAGGCCTACGCGTTCTACGGTGGCCTCATCAAAGAGAACGGCCCGGCCAACGTCTCAACGGACATGAGCTGGCCCGAGGCCATGGCAATCTTCACGCAGGGCAAGGCCGCCTTCTACACGGAGGCCGACTCGCTCTACAAGAACGCCACTGACCCCGCGAAGTCCAAGGTCGCCGACAAGGTGGGCTTCGCGCCGCTCCCCGCCGGCCCGGCGGGCTCGAAGCCGTACAACATCCCATCCTGGGCGCTCGGCGTCAACGATGCCTCCAAGCAGAAGGACAACGCGTGGAAGTTCGTGCAGTGGGCCACGTCCAAGGAGCGGACCCTCGCCGCACAGAAGGCCGGCGTCCCGGGTGCCCGAACGTCCGTCTGGGCCAGCCCTGAGGGCACGTCCACGTACCCGAAGGACCTCGCCGAGGCCATCGCTGTGAGCGCCCAGAACGGTGTGGGCCACGACCGCCCCGAGGTCATCACGGTGGGCAAGGCCCGCGAGATCGTCGGCGCACCGATCGTCTCAGCGATCACCGGCGCCGACTCGGGCAAGGCGGCCGACGACGCCCAGACCGCCTTCTCGACGTTCCTCGGCACGGACAAGTAGCCCGGCGAGAGCACAACGGCACCCCGCCGGGGCGCGCGGCCGACGTCGTGCGCCCCGGCACCCCCGCCACCCCGCACCCTGGCACCCCAGGCCTAACGGGGGCCCACCCACTCTGACCGTCCCTCTGGCGAGGTAATCCATGACTTCCACCACCCTCGAGCCGACCAGCGCGCAGGCCGCGCCGCCGCGGCCCAAGCCCACCTCGGCCTTCTCCGCGTGGGCCAACCGCCACCGCAAGTGGCTCTTCGCGGCCCCCGCCATGATCTTCGTCGCGGTCCTCATCATCTTCCCGCTCGTGTGGACCGCCTGGCTGTCCCTCACCGACTCGCACGGCTCGGTCCGCGCCGCCGCCAAGTTCATCGGGCTGCAGAACTACGCGACCGTCCTGACGGATACCACGCGGTTCTGGCCAGCCGTGGGCCGGACGGTGCTGTTCACCGGCGTCGTCCTCGTGTTCGAGGTGGTCTTCGGCATGTGCATCGCGCTCCTGCTGTGGCGTCCCTTCAAGGGCGAGCGCTGGGTCCGCGTCGCCGTGCTGCTCCCGCTCGTCGCCACCCCGGTGGCCGTCGGCATGATGTGGCGGCTCATCTTCGATCCCAACATCGGGTTCGCGAACCAGGTGATCGGCTGGTTCGGCATCCCGCCCCAGCCGTGGCTCGCGGGCCAGGAGACGGCGCTGTGGACCACGATGTTCATCGACGTGTGGCAATGGACGCCGATGGTCGCGCTCATCCTCCTCGCCGGCCTCACCTCGCTCTCCGAGGAGCCGCAGGAGGCCGCGAAGATCGACGGCGCGAGCACGTGGCAGCGCTTCTGGTTCGTCACGCTCCCGCTCATGATGCCCACCGTGATCGTCGCGATCCTCCTGCGGGGCATCGACGCGCTCAAGACCTTCGACATCCTCTATGCGACCAAAGGCAAGGGCGGCGGCTCGTTCAACGAGGTCGAGACCCTCAACGTCTACGCCTACGGACTCTCGTTCGACTACAACCAGTACGGTGTCTCCTCGACCGTGCTGATCCTGTTCTTCCTGCTCATCATCGGCGTCATGTGGGCGCTGACGGGCCGCAGGAACAAGAAGAAGGAGGCCTGAGATGGCGCGCACGACGCCGCTCCCCGCCGCGGGCGCCCTGCCCGCCACACGCCGTCGGCCGCTCTCGACCCGCGCGTACCCGGCCTTCCGGACGGTGGCCCTCGTGGTCACGGTGGTCGCGCTGCTGCTGCCGCTGATCTGGATGGTCCTGGCCTCGCTCAAGACCAATGTGGACATCTACGACCCGTCCAAGTCGTTCGTGTTCGCTCCGACGTTCGAGAACTACGTCAACGTCCTCACCCGGAACAACTACTTCGTGTTCGTCGTGAACAGCTTCTGGGTCGCGTTCGTCTCGACCCTGCTCTCCCTCGTCCTCGGCGTCCCCGCCGCGTACTCGATGAGCAGGTTCACGATGCACCGCTCGGCACTCGTGGTGCTCATGGCCCGCGTGATCCCGGGTGTCTCGCTGCTCGTGCCGTGGTACTACGTGTTCTCCAACCTGCGCATGGTGGGCGGGTTCGAGGTGCTCATCCTGAGCCACATGTTCGTGGCCTTGCCGCTCATCGTGTACATCATGATGGGCTACTTCGACTCGATGCCGCTCGAACTCGAGGAATCGGCCCAGGTGGACGGGCTGACGCCGATCGGGGCGTTCCGGAGGATCACCCTCCCCCTCTCAGTGGCGGGCATGGCGACGGCGGGCATCCTCGCCTTCATCTTCTCGTGGAACAACTTCATGTTCGCGCTCGTGCTCTCGGGCTCGAAGACGAAGACCCTGCCGGTGGCGATCTTCGACTTCGTCTCCTATGCGAGCATCGACTGGGGCGGGCTCATGGCCGCGGCGACGGTCGTGACGCTGCCGATCATGGTCGTTGCGCTCTTCGCGCAGCGCTACATCGTCTCGGGCCTCACAGCCGGTGCGACGAAGGGCTGACGCGTGAAGATCGAACGGATCGAGACGTTCCTCGTCCCACCGCGGTGGCTCTTCGTCCGGATCGAGACCGACACCGGCATCGTGGGGTGGGGAGAGGCCACGTGCGAGGGCCGCTCCGAGACGGTGCGCACCGCCGTCGGCCAGCTCTCCGAACTCCTGGTCGGGCGGGACCCGCTGCGCATCGAGGACCACTGGCAGGTCCTCACGAAGGGATCGTTCTACCGGGGCGGCCCGATCCTCGCGAGCGCCGTGGCCGGCCTCGACCAGGGCCTGTGGGACATTGCCGGCAAGCACTTCGGCGCGCCCGTCCACCAGCTCCTCGGGGGGCCGGTGCGTGATCGCATCCGCGTGTACGGCTGGGTCGGCGGCGACGAGCCGGACGAGGTCGCCGACGCGATCGCGGCCCAGCTCGAGGTGGGGCTCACCGCGGTCAAGATGAACGCGTCCGGGCGCATGTCCGCCAACGGCAGCGCCGGCGAGCTCGACGCCGTCGTGCGCCGTGTCGCCGCGGCGCGCGAGGTGCTCGGCCCCGACCGCGACGTCGCCGTGGACTTCCACGGCAGATTCACACTCGCGACGGCGCGCCGCGCGGCGTCGCTCCTGACGGACCTGCACCCGTTCTTCCTCGAGGAGCCCGTGGCCCCGGAGAACTCGCACCTCATCGGAAGGATCGCAGAGTCCACCGCGATCCCCATCGCGACGGGCGAGCGGCTCTATTCCCGCCAGGAGTTCCTGCCCGTCCTGCAGGCCGGCATCGCCGTCGCACAGCCCGATCTCAGCCACGCGGGAGGCATTACGGAGGTCCGCAAGATCGCCGCGCTCGCCGAGACCTTCGACGTCCAGCTTGCCCCGCACTGCCCCCTCGGTCCCCTCGCGCTCGCGGCCTGCCTGCAGGTGGGCTTCTCGACCCCCAATTACCTGATCCAGGAACAGAGCATCGGCATCCATTACAACCAAGGCGCCGAAGTGCTGGACTATGTGGTGGACAAGGAGCCTCTGGCGTTCGTGGACGGCTGTATCGAGCGGCTCACGGGTCCGGGCCTCGGCATCGAGGTGGACGAGGCGGCCGTCCGGGACGCCGACCAGCGAGGCCATGCCTGGCGCGGGCCGGTGTGGAGGCACCCGGATGGATCGTTCGCGGAATGGTGACCAGCTCGGCTATGGAAAGGCACCCATGAGCACCCTCGATACCCCCACCCTCCTCGACGTGATCCGCGCGAGCCGCGTGGTCGCCGTCATCCGCGGGGATTCCGCAGAGCACGCCGCCGACGCCGCGCGGATCCTCTTCCGCGAGGGCATACGGCTCGTCGAGATCGCGCTCACGACGCCGGGCACGCTCGACGCGATCGCGTCCGTCGTCCCCGACGTCCCGGCGGGCTCGTACCTCGGTGCGGGCACCGTGCTCACGCTCGAGGACGTCGACGCAGTAATTGCCGCGGGGGCGACGTTCATCGTGACGCCGGCGGTGACCGAGGCGGTCCCCTACGCCGCCGGGCTGGGTGTTCCCGTCCTCGCGGGCGCCTTCACCGCAACCGAGTCCTATGAGGCGTGGCGGCAGGGCGCCGCGGCGGTCAAGCTCTTCCCCGGCTCCGCTGCGGGCCCCGGCTACCTCAAGGCGCTCACCGAGCCGTTCCCGGACATCCCGTTCCTCGCCGTCGGCGGGATGGGCCTCGAGCAGCTGGCCCAGTACGTCGCCGCAGGTGCGCTCGGGATCGGCGCCGGGGGTCCCCTCGTGGGCAACGGCGCCCGCGGCGGAAGCGCGGACGGGCTCGCAGAGCGGGCGCGGGCCTTCGTCTCGGCCGCGCGGGAGCTCGAGGAGCCGCGGTGACCCGCAGTGCGGGGACAGTTGTGACGTTCGGCGAGGCTCTCGTCTCGGTGCGGTCCGCCGGGCCGCTCGCGATCGGCAGCCCGCTGACCATGCACGCTGCCGGCGCCGAGCTCAATGTCGCCGTCGGGCTCGCGAGGCTCGGCCACGCGGCGTCGTGGGGAGGTGTGCTCGGCGACGACGAGCTCGGCGAGTTCCTCCTCCGCAGCCTTGCCGCCGAGCGCGTTGACGCCTCGCGCGTGCGCCGCGACGTGCTGCCCACGGGCGTGATGTTCCTCGAGGCGCGCACGCCCGACGTGTCCCGCGTGTTCTACCATCGCAAGGGCTCGGCGGGCGCCCAGCTCACCCCGCACGACGTTGACCGGCTCCTCGACCGCGACCTGGCCTGGCTGCATCTCACGGGCATCACGCCCGCGCTCTCGGAGCGGGCCCGCGCCGCGGTCCTGCACGCTGCCGAGACGTGCCGACGTCGATCGGTGCCGTTCTCCGTGGACGTGAACTTCCGCTCGAAGCTGTGGAGTGCACCGGAAGCGGCCGAGGTGCTGCCGCGGCTCATCGAGGGGGCAGAGGTGGTCATCGGATCCCCGGAGGAGCTCGTGCTCGTGGCGCCCGAGGGGAAGACCGTCGAGGCGGCGGCGGCCGAGCTGCTGTCCAGGGGGGTCGGCGAGGTGGTGGCCAAGCTCGGCGCTGCCGGTGCCCGGGCGTACACCGCACAGGGCGTGTTCACGGCGCCTGCGTTTCCCGTGAGGGCCGTCGATACCGTGGGCGCCGGTGACGCGTTCACCGCCGGGTACCTCTCCGCGCGGCTGGACGGCGAGGACGCAGACGGGCGCCTGCGCCGCGGCAATCTCCTGGGCGCTTTCGCCGTGGGGCAGCTCGGCGACTGGGAGGGACTCCCTCGCCGCGACGAGCTCGGGCTGCTGGATCTCGGGCAGGGAGAGACGCACCGCTGAGGCCGCGGCTCCTGCCGCCCCGCGGCAGTGCGTGCGATCCGCGGCAACCTGCTACCGTGACGGGTGTCACGTGCAACTGCTTCCTGGGATGCTGATGTCCGATACCACCTGCCACATGTCGATCTCGCTCGACGGCTTCGTTGCCGGACCCGAGCAGAGCCGGGAGAATCCGCTGGGCAAACGCGGCGGCGAGCTGCACGGCTGGCATATGGGCGACCCGCGCGCCACCGAGGCCGACAGCACAGCGACGGGATGGCTCATGCGCCGGCGCGGCGCGTACGTCATGGGGCGGAACATGTTCGGGCCGATCCGCGGCGAGTGGACCGAGCCCTGGGACGGATGGTGGGGACCCGAGCCGCCGTACCACGCCCCGGTCTTCGTGCTCACTCACCATGCCCGCGAACCGATCGAGATGGAGGGCGGGACCACCTTCCACTTCGTCACCGGGGGCTTCGACGCCGCATACGCGCGAGCGCTCGAAGCGGCTGACGGGAACGGCGTGGACATCGCCGGCGGTGCTTCAACCGTTCGACAGGCACTCAACGCCGGCGTGATCGACGAACTCGCCCTCGACATCGCGCCCGTCCTGCTCGGCAGCGGCGAGCGGATGTTCGACGGCGTCGCGACCTTCGGCTTCGAGCCCGTCGAGGTGCTCCACTCATTGCTGGCCACCCACATCCGCTACCGCCGAGCCAGCCACGGCTGAGCAGAGCCTACGGGAGCGGGATTCCGCAGTCGGAGGGGAGTCCTCTTCCGGGAGGTCCGCTCTGCATCGGCTCGCAACCTCTTGGCAAGCGGTTGCCTGTTCGGGACCCGCGTCACTAGCGTGGGTTCATGCCCAACTCCGTGCCGCCGTCCCGGCCTTCCGCATCGTCCCCTGAGCCCGGACCCCTCCGTGCCGCGGTGGTGGGTTGCGGCGATATCTCGGCCCAGCACTTCGCCGCGATCGGGGGCCTCGCGGCACAGGGGACCGCGAGGCTGGCCGCCGTCGTCGATCTCGACCCGCAGCGGCGAGGGGCCGCGGCGGGTGCGCACGGCGTGCCGGGGTACGAAACCCTCGGCGAGGCGCTCGCGGGAGGAGGCATCGACGTCGTGCATCTGTGCACCCCGCACAGCGAGCACGTCCCGCTCGCCCTCGAGGCGCTCGCCGCCGGCGTCCACGTCCTGACCGAGAAGCCCGTGGCCCATACCCTCGGCGACGCCGAGCGGCTCATCGCCGCAGCCCGTACGGCGTTCAGCGAGGGCGGCACTCAGCTCGGCGTGTGCTTCCAAAACCGGTACAACGCGCCGGTCGTCGCCATGCGCAGCCTGCTCGAGGGCGGGACCCTCGGCGCGGTCACGGGCGCGGAGGCGACGGTCATGTGGCACCGCCCGGCAGCGTACTACGAGGCGAAGCCGTGGCGCAGCACGTGGGCCGGCAGCGGCGGGGGTCTGCTGATGAATCAGGCGATCCACACGCTCGACCTGCTCCAGTGGCTCGTCGGCCCGGCCACTGTTGTGGGCGGCGGCGCATCGACGCGCACCCTCGCGGACACGATCGAGGTTGAGGACACCGCGGACATCTTCCTGGACCATGCGCGCGGCTCCGACGGCTCGCCGGTGCGCAGCGCCTTCTTCGCCACGAATGCCAATGGACGCAACGCTCCCGTGACGCTGCACATCGAGACCGAGGCCGCCGAACTGAGGCTCCGCGGAGCCCTCTCGGTTCAGTACGCGGACGGACGCCTCGACACCGTCGAGGAGGCTGGTGCGCTGCCAGGCGAACGCTCGTACTGGGGTGCTTCGCACTGGCTGCTCGTCGCGGACTTCTACCGTGCCGTGCGCTCCGGCGAGCGATTCTGGATCGGGGCCGAGGAAGCTTCCGAGTCCCTACGGCTCATCAAGGACGTGTACTCGCGTTCATACCCGGCGGGGGAGTGGGTCTAGCTTCTTCGCGTAGGCGCACGACGGCGCGGGCTGGCTCTGGCTGGCATGTCGCCCATCGGGTGGGCCCGGTGGACTGCCAGCATGGGCTCGACTGTGCCCCGTGACGAAGACATTACGACATCGGAAGGCAAGATTTGGCAAGCGTTGGCCAATGGCAATCGACTGCCAATACGGTGGGTTGAGACCGGTTGTGATCGCTCTCACACAGTGATGTGGGGGTCGCCGGGCACCGCACCCTTCCGAAGGAGCTTGACAATGAAGTTACGCGTGAGCGCCGCGGCCGTGGTGGCCGCAGCAACCCTTGCCCTGACCGCCTGCGGCAGCGGTACCGGTGCCGCCAGTGGACAGGCCGCGGGTCCCCAGCCCCTGACCCTGGGCATCCTCACCGACATCCGTTCGTGGGACTCGTCCCAGGCACACGTGGGCCACCTGCTGCAGCCGTACCAGTTCTCGTATGACTCGCTGCTCCTGCGTGAGCCGGACGGCAAGCTCAGCCCGATGCTCGCCACGAAGTGGCAGTACAACGCCGACAACACCGTCCTCACGATGGACCTGCGCACGGACGTGACCTTCAGCGACGGGACGAAGTTCGATGCGCCCGCGGTCAAGGCGAACATGGACAACTTCAAGAAGGCCAACGGTCCGCAGATGCAGCAGCTCTCGGCAGTCAAGGAAGTCAAGGCCCTCGACCCGGCCAAGGTCGAGATCGACCTGTCCAAGCCGGACCCCTCGCTCGAGTACTACATGAGCCAGGCCGCGGGGCTCATGGAGAGCCCCAAGGCGATCGGGACGCCTGAGGTCAAGACCGGTCCAGTGGGCAGCGGCCCCTACATCATGGACAAGGCCACGTCGGTTGCCGGATCCCAGTACGTCTTCACGGCGAACCCGAACTACTGGAACAAGAACCTCCAGAAGTTCTCGAAGGTCACCCTCAAGTACCTCCAGGACCCCACCGCCCGCGTCAACGCGATTGTCTCTGGCCAGGTCGACGGAACCCTCCTTGACCCGAAGACGGGCAAGCAGGCCGACGGCGCGGGCCTGAAGCTCGTGACCAACCAGGTGGACTGGGCGGGGCTCCTGTTCTTCGACCGCAACGGCGAGGTCAACAAGCCGCTCGGCGACGTCCGGGTACGCCAGGCGATCAACTACGCCATCGACCGCAAGCAGCTCCTGGACACGATCATGTTCGGTCAGGGCACACCGACCGCCCAGGTCTTCGGCCTGGCAAGCGGCGCATCCGTGGACACCCTCGACAATGCCTACCCGTACGACCCGCAGAAGGCCAAGGCGCTGCTGAAGGAAGCCGGCTTTGAGACCGGCGTCACGATCGAAGTTCCGACCCTTCCGGGGTCCGAGGCGCTCCTCGCAGCCGTCAAGCAGCAGCTCAGCGAGGTCGGTGTCACGTTCAACGCCGGTGCCGCACTCCCGACCACCTACACGTCGGACATCGCGGCCAAGAAGTTCCCGGCGATGTACTTCCAGCTGTTCCAGGGTGAGCCGTGGGTGGCGATCAACCAGATGATCTCCACCAAGGCCCTGTACAACCCGTTCAAGACGACGACGCCCGAGCTGCAGGCGAAGATCGACGCCGTCGAGACCGCCGGCAAGGATGCCGGCAAGGCTGCCCAGGAGGTCGACAAGTACGTCACGGACAACGCCTGGTTCGCGCCCTTCTACCGCGTCAACCAGATGTACTACGTCAACTCCAAGAAGGTCACGGTGACGCCGCAGATCCAGCAGGCCGTTCCGTCGATCTACAACTACGCCCCGGCCAAGTAGCCACGACGGCGGTGGCCGGGATCCCGGCCCCGGCCACCGCCGCCAATCCAGCACTCACTCCCGGAGCAACCCCATGATCCCCTTCATCCTCAAACGCCTTGTCAGTGGCCTCATCGTCCTGCTGACGGTCTCAGTCCTCACGTTCGTCCTGCTCTACTTCTCGAGCGGCAGCATCGCCCGCAATATCGTGGGCGATCAGGCCACGCCCGAGCAGGTGGCCGCCAAGGCTCACGAGCTCGGCCTCGACGAGCCGCTCGCTGCGCGGTACTTCTCGTGGCTCGGGAACGCCCTCCAGGGCGACCTCGGAACCTCGTGGTTCACGTCCGAGCCGGTCGCCCATGCGATCGGCAACCGCCTCCCGATCACGATGACCATGGTGTTCGTCGCCATGGCCTTCATCGCCGTCATCGCCGCACTCATCGGCGTCGCCGCCGCGGTGAAGCGCGGCTGGGTGGACCGCGTCGTCCAAGTGGGCGCCGTCCTCGGCGATGCGATCCCAGGGTTCGTCATCGGCATCATCCTCGTGACGTTCCTTGCGATCAAGCTCCAGCTGTTCCCTGCCACGAGTACCATCGCGCCCGACGCCGGCGTGGACGCCTGGGTCGCGTCCCTCACCCTGCCTGTCCTGGCCCTCGTCCTCAACGGCGTCACCGGCGGAGCGCAGCAGATCCGCTCCGCGGTCATCAAGCAGCTCGAGCGCGACTACGTCCGTACGCTGCGCTCGCGCGGCATCGGCGAGGGGGAGATCCTCTTCAAGCACGTGCTCCGCAGCGCCGCCCCGGCGGGCCTGACTGTCCTGAGCCTCCAGCTCATCGGCATGCTCGGGGGCGTCCTCATCATCGAGACGATCTTCGCCCTCCCGGGTCTCGGCCCTATGGCCGTCTCCTCGACGAGCCTCGGCGACCTCCCCGTCGTTATGGGCGTCGTGATGTACACGGTCGTCGTGGTGATCATCGTCAATCTCGTCGTCGACCTGCTCAACGGCTGGCTCAACCCCAAGGTGCGTGTCTCATGACCACACAGGCCACATCCCCCGCAACCGGGCAGAACGGCACGGTCGTGCGTTCCAACGTGTTCCTGCGCCTGCTCAAGAACCCCCTCGGCGTGACCGCGACCGTGATCCTCCTCGCGATGCTCGTGCTCGCGGTCTTCGCGCCCGTCATCGCGCCCTTCGACCAGAACTACGCGAACCTCGCCAAACCGATGGCCATGCCCGACGGCGTCAACATCCTCGGGACCGACAGCGCAGGCCGCGACATCTTCAGCAGGCTCGCGTACGGCGCCCAGCTGACGCTGCTCTCGGCGCTCCTGTGCGCCGCGGTTGCCATCGCGATCGGGCTGCCGACGGGCCTCATCGCCGGCTACTACGGCGGATTCTTCGACACCGCCAGCAACTGGGTCGTCTCGATCCTCATGAGCCTGCCCGGACTCATCGTCCTCCTCACGATCCGCGCCGCCTTCGGGCCCAGCGTGTGGACCGCGATGATCGCGTTCGGCATCCTCATCAGCCCGAGCTACTTCCGCCTCACGCGCTCCGCGGTGCAGTCGGTCCGCAACGAGCTCTACGTCGACGCCGCGCGCGTCGCCGGTCTCTCGGACGCGAGCATCATCGGCCGCCACATCTTCTCCGTCGTGCGCGCGCCGATCATCATCCAGACCGCCGCCGTGTGTGGCATCGCGATCGCGATCCAGTCCGGCCTCGAGTTCCTCGGCCTCGGCGACCCGTCCAAGGCCACATGGGGCGTCATGCTCAACGACGGCTTCAAGAACGTCTACCTCGCGCCGCAGGTCCTGCTCTGGCCCGCCCTCGCGATGGCCCTGACCATCGGCGCCCTCGTGCTCCTCGGCAACGCGATCCGCGACGCGCTCGAGGATGCGGACAAGGCCAGCGGGAAGAAGGCCGCGGCCGCATCGGCAGCAGTCATCGGCGCAGCCCTCGGTTCCGCGACGAGCGCGGCCATGGGCGCGACGTCGGGCGCGGACGTGGTCCCGCACCAGGCCAAGGTGCGCCCGGTCGCGAAGTCTCGACCGGTCGCAGGCACGCCTGCAGTCGCGGAAGGCACGGAGCACCACCTCGTGAAGGTGACCCACCTCGGCGTCGGCTATCCGCAGGCGGACGGGACGGTCAAGAAGGTGGTCGACGACGTCTCGTTCCATGTTGACCGCGGCGAGATCGTGGGCATCGTGGGCGAGTCGGGCTCCGGCAAGTCGCAGACCGCGTTCTCGA
Protein-coding sequences here:
- a CDS encoding ABC transporter substrate-binding protein translates to MKVPSFIKVAAVAAVASLGLAACGSGGSGASDSSAPLRVTLANHVWTEQIKAAIPEFEKQTGIKVELTQLGEDQLSDQYNVKLNAGTDEIDVMMYRPLQEGKLFAKNGYLADLTGNVKQDSSWDWSDFQAGPVKATTADGKVVGVPIITEREVLYYRKDILQSAGVAVPKTMDELKAAAAKIKAANPDTAGFVARTGKSTAVTQFSSFLYSYGGDFTQDGKASVNTDAAKKAYAFYGGLIKENGPANVSTDMSWPEAMAIFTQGKAAFYTEADSLYKNATDPAKSKVADKVGFAPLPAGPAGSKPYNIPSWALGVNDASKQKDNAWKFVQWATSKERTLAAQKAGVPGARTSVWASPEGTSTYPKDLAEAIAVSAQNGVGHDRPEVITVGKAREIVGAPIVSAITGADSGKAADDAQTAFSTFLGTDK
- a CDS encoding carbohydrate ABC transporter permease — its product is MTSTTLEPTSAQAAPPRPKPTSAFSAWANRHRKWLFAAPAMIFVAVLIIFPLVWTAWLSLTDSHGSVRAAAKFIGLQNYATVLTDTTRFWPAVGRTVLFTGVVLVFEVVFGMCIALLLWRPFKGERWVRVAVLLPLVATPVAVGMMWRLIFDPNIGFANQVIGWFGIPPQPWLAGQETALWTTMFIDVWQWTPMVALILLAGLTSLSEEPQEAAKIDGASTWQRFWFVTLPLMMPTVIVAILLRGIDALKTFDILYATKGKGGGSFNEVETLNVYAYGLSFDYNQYGVSSTVLILFFLLIIGVMWALTGRRNKKKEA
- a CDS encoding carbohydrate ABC transporter permease gives rise to the protein MARTTPLPAAGALPATRRRPLSTRAYPAFRTVALVVTVVALLLPLIWMVLASLKTNVDIYDPSKSFVFAPTFENYVNVLTRNNYFVFVVNSFWVAFVSTLLSLVLGVPAAYSMSRFTMHRSALVVLMARVIPGVSLLVPWYYVFSNLRMVGGFEVLILSHMFVALPLIVYIMMGYFDSMPLELEESAQVDGLTPIGAFRRITLPLSVAGMATAGILAFIFSWNNFMFALVLSGSKTKTLPVAIFDFVSYASIDWGGLMAAATVVTLPIMVVALFAQRYIVSGLTAGATKG
- the dgoD gene encoding galactonate dehydratase; translation: MKIERIETFLVPPRWLFVRIETDTGIVGWGEATCEGRSETVRTAVGQLSELLVGRDPLRIEDHWQVLTKGSFYRGGPILASAVAGLDQGLWDIAGKHFGAPVHQLLGGPVRDRIRVYGWVGGDEPDEVADAIAAQLEVGLTAVKMNASGRMSANGSAGELDAVVRRVAAAREVLGPDRDVAVDFHGRFTLATARRAASLLTDLHPFFLEEPVAPENSHLIGRIAESTAIPIATGERLYSRQEFLPVLQAGIAVAQPDLSHAGGITEVRKIAALAETFDVQLAPHCPLGPLALAACLQVGFSTPNYLIQEQSIGIHYNQGAEVLDYVVDKEPLAFVDGCIERLTGPGLGIEVDEAAVRDADQRGHAWRGPVWRHPDGSFAEW
- a CDS encoding bifunctional 4-hydroxy-2-oxoglutarate aldolase/2-dehydro-3-deoxy-phosphogluconate aldolase, whose protein sequence is MSTLDTPTLLDVIRASRVVAVIRGDSAEHAADAARILFREGIRLVEIALTTPGTLDAIASVVPDVPAGSYLGAGTVLTLEDVDAVIAAGATFIVTPAVTEAVPYAAGLGVPVLAGAFTATESYEAWRQGAAAVKLFPGSAAGPGYLKALTEPFPDIPFLAVGGMGLEQLAQYVAAGALGIGAGGPLVGNGARGGSADGLAERARAFVSAARELEEPR
- a CDS encoding sugar kinase, yielding MTRSAGTVVTFGEALVSVRSAGPLAIGSPLTMHAAGAELNVAVGLARLGHAASWGGVLGDDELGEFLLRSLAAERVDASRVRRDVLPTGVMFLEARTPDVSRVFYHRKGSAGAQLTPHDVDRLLDRDLAWLHLTGITPALSERARAAVLHAAETCRRRSVPFSVDVNFRSKLWSAPEAAEVLPRLIEGAEVVIGSPEELVLVAPEGKTVEAAAAELLSRGVGEVVAKLGAAGARAYTAQGVFTAPAFPVRAVDTVGAGDAFTAGYLSARLDGEDADGRLRRGNLLGAFAVGQLGDWEGLPRRDELGLLDLGQGETHR
- a CDS encoding dihydrofolate reductase family protein, which translates into the protein MSDTTCHMSISLDGFVAGPEQSRENPLGKRGGELHGWHMGDPRATEADSTATGWLMRRRGAYVMGRNMFGPIRGEWTEPWDGWWGPEPPYHAPVFVLTHHAREPIEMEGGTTFHFVTGGFDAAYARALEAADGNGVDIAGGASTVRQALNAGVIDELALDIAPVLLGSGERMFDGVATFGFEPVEVLHSLLATHIRYRRASHG
- a CDS encoding Gfo/Idh/MocA family protein, which produces MPNSVPPSRPSASSPEPGPLRAAVVGCGDISAQHFAAIGGLAAQGTARLAAVVDLDPQRRGAAAGAHGVPGYETLGEALAGGGIDVVHLCTPHSEHVPLALEALAAGVHVLTEKPVAHTLGDAERLIAAARTAFSEGGTQLGVCFQNRYNAPVVAMRSLLEGGTLGAVTGAEATVMWHRPAAYYEAKPWRSTWAGSGGGLLMNQAIHTLDLLQWLVGPATVVGGGASTRTLADTIEVEDTADIFLDHARGSDGSPVRSAFFATNANGRNAPVTLHIETEAAELRLRGALSVQYADGRLDTVEEAGALPGERSYWGASHWLLVADFYRAVRSGERFWIGAEEASESLRLIKDVYSRSYPAGEWV
- a CDS encoding ABC transporter substrate-binding protein — protein: MKLRVSAAAVVAAATLALTACGSGTGAASGQAAGPQPLTLGILTDIRSWDSSQAHVGHLLQPYQFSYDSLLLREPDGKLSPMLATKWQYNADNTVLTMDLRTDVTFSDGTKFDAPAVKANMDNFKKANGPQMQQLSAVKEVKALDPAKVEIDLSKPDPSLEYYMSQAAGLMESPKAIGTPEVKTGPVGSGPYIMDKATSVAGSQYVFTANPNYWNKNLQKFSKVTLKYLQDPTARVNAIVSGQVDGTLLDPKTGKQADGAGLKLVTNQVDWAGLLFFDRNGEVNKPLGDVRVRQAINYAIDRKQLLDTIMFGQGTPTAQVFGLASGASVDTLDNAYPYDPQKAKALLKEAGFETGVTIEVPTLPGSEALLAAVKQQLSEVGVTFNAGAALPTTYTSDIAAKKFPAMYFQLFQGEPWVAINQMISTKALYNPFKTTTPELQAKIDAVETAGKDAGKAAQEVDKYVTDNAWFAPFYRVNQMYYVNSKKVTVTPQIQQAVPSIYNYAPAK